From the genome of Cognaticolwellia beringensis, one region includes:
- a CDS encoding OadG family protein has product MENLQQLFIEAGTLMLAGMVFVFSFLGLLIVFINIVLVKLAKKYPDAIVESRASSKKNNKTQNGKGVSPAVVAAISSAVTQYRKQHSAQK; this is encoded by the coding sequence ATGGAAAATCTTCAGCAGTTATTTATTGAAGCAGGCACTTTAATGCTAGCCGGAATGGTCTTTGTTTTTTCCTTTTTAGGTTTGTTGATTGTTTTTATCAACATTGTGCTGGTTAAGTTAGCAAAAAAATATCCTGACGCCATTGTAGAGAGTAGAGCCTCAAGTAAAAAAAATAATAAAACACAAAACGGCAAAGGTGTTTCACCTGCAGTCGTCGCAGCAATATCTTCTGCTGTTACTCAATATCGTAAACAACATTCTGCACAGAAATAG
- the oadA gene encoding sodium-extruding oxaloacetate decarboxylase subunit alpha — protein sequence MTKPLGITEVVLRDGHQSLLATRLRLEDMLPIAAKMDEIGYWSIESWGGATFDSCIRYLGEDPWERIRALKKAMPKTKQQMLFRGQNILGYRHYADDVVEKFVERAHVNGIDVFRIFDAMNDVRNLQTSIKAAVKVGAHAQGTLSYTESPVHNLEGWLTMAKQLEDMGAHSLCIKDMAGLLKPYDAAELIGRLKETVSLPIALHCHATTGLSVATHMKAIDADIDVIDTAISSMSMTYGHSPTETIVSIVEGTQRDTGLDMVKLAEVATYFRDVREKYAQFEGSLRGIDARILLAQVPGGMLTNMESQLKEQGAADKLDEVLTEIPKVRKDLGYIPLVTPTSQIVGTQSVLNVLTGERYKSITKETAGVLKGEYGKTAAPVNAELQARVLDGKEAITCRPADLLDPEMDKLSVELQQIAGEKNITLAEDTIDDVLTYALFPQIGLKFLENRNNPDAFEPAPTKANAKSASASATSSASTDPESYAVSVDGKVYDVVVAPGGSIDTIQAASKAPAASLTGGEALKAPLAGNIFKVLVNEGDEVEEGEVVIIMEAMKMETEIRATKAGEISVVHTREGDSVAVGDILLSLV from the coding sequence ATGACCAAGCCCCTAGGAATTACTGAAGTCGTATTACGCGACGGCCATCAATCATTGCTCGCTACACGTTTGCGATTGGAAGATATGCTGCCCATTGCGGCTAAAATGGATGAAATTGGATATTGGTCAATAGAGTCCTGGGGTGGTGCCACCTTTGACTCTTGTATTCGTTATTTAGGCGAAGATCCTTGGGAGCGTATTCGTGCGCTGAAAAAGGCTATGCCGAAAACAAAACAGCAAATGTTATTTCGTGGTCAAAATATTTTAGGCTACCGCCATTACGCTGATGATGTAGTAGAAAAATTTGTCGAGCGCGCACATGTAAATGGTATTGACGTTTTTAGAATTTTTGATGCGATGAACGATGTACGTAATTTACAAACATCGATTAAAGCGGCAGTAAAGGTTGGCGCACATGCGCAAGGCACATTAAGTTATACCGAAAGCCCAGTTCACAACCTTGAAGGTTGGTTAACTATGGCTAAGCAACTCGAAGATATGGGCGCGCACTCGTTGTGTATCAAAGATATGGCAGGTTTATTAAAGCCTTACGATGCAGCTGAGCTGATTGGCCGTTTAAAAGAAACCGTATCTTTGCCTATCGCATTACATTGTCATGCAACAACGGGATTAAGTGTTGCGACACACATGAAAGCGATTGATGCAGATATTGACGTCATTGATACCGCTATTTCATCAATGAGTATGACTTACGGGCATTCACCAACAGAAACGATTGTCTCTATTGTTGAAGGCACACAGCGCGATACTGGTTTAGATATGGTTAAGTTAGCCGAAGTCGCGACTTACTTTCGTGATGTGCGTGAAAAATATGCTCAGTTTGAAGGCAGTTTGCGTGGTATCGATGCTCGTATCTTACTAGCTCAAGTACCTGGTGGCATGCTAACTAACATGGAAAGCCAATTAAAAGAACAAGGTGCTGCTGATAAACTTGATGAAGTACTGACTGAAATTCCAAAAGTACGTAAAGATCTTGGCTATATTCCTTTAGTAACACCTACCTCGCAAATTGTTGGTACTCAGTCGGTATTAAATGTATTAACTGGTGAGCGCTACAAGTCAATTACCAAAGAAACAGCAGGTGTATTAAAAGGTGAATATGGTAAAACTGCAGCACCAGTTAATGCCGAATTACAAGCAAGAGTACTTGACGGTAAAGAAGCGATAACTTGTCGTCCTGCAGATTTACTTGATCCAGAAATGGATAAATTATCGGTTGAATTACAACAAATTGCCGGTGAGAAAAACATTACTTTAGCTGAAGATACTATCGATGATGTTTTAACTTATGCTCTATTTCCACAAATTGGTTTAAAGTTTTTAGAAAACCGTAATAACCCAGATGCTTTTGAGCCAGCACCAACCAAAGCCAATGCTAAAAGTGCTTCTGCATCTGCTACGAGCTCTGCAAGCACCGATCCTGAAAGTTACGCTGTCAGTGTAGACGGTAAAGTTTATGACGTTGTAGTAGCCCCTGGTGGTTCTATAGATACTATTCAAGCAGCTAGTAAAGCACCTGCTGCAAGTTTAACAGGCGGAGAAGCTTTAAAAGCACCTTTAGCAGGTAATATATTTAAAGTATTAGTGAATGAAGGTGACGAAGTCGAAGAAGGCGAAGTGGTTATCATTATGGAAGCAATGAAAATGGAAACTGAAATCAGGGCGACAAAAGCCGGAGAAATTTCGGTTGTTCACACCAGAGAAGGTGATTCAGTCGCCGTTGGTGATATCTTGTTAAGCTTGGTGTAG
- a CDS encoding sodium ion-translocating decarboxylase subunit beta, with protein MESLKLLWMSTGLANFELGQVIMMLVGCGLLYLAIARNFEPLLLVPMGFGAILTNIPVAGFSEVGGLLHFIYYAGIDTGIFPLLIFMGVGAMTDFGALIANPKTLLLGAAAQFGIFATLFGAIALNFVGLDFSMKDASAIAIIGGADGPTAIFLASKLAPDLLGAIAVAAYSYMALVPIIQPPIMRALTTEDERKIEMAQLRHVTKVEKIIFPLGVLMMTIFFLPAATPLVGMFCLGNLMRECGVVDRLSSTAQNELINIVTIFLGLGVGSKLSADQFLNAKTLGILALGAVAFSIGTAAGVLMAKLMNKLSKEKVNPLIGAAGVSAVPMAARVANKVGLESNPHNFLLMHAMGPNVAGVLGSAVAAGILLALVG; from the coding sequence ATGGAATCTTTAAAATTATTGTGGATGTCCACAGGCTTAGCAAACTTTGAGCTAGGCCAAGTGATCATGATGCTAGTAGGTTGTGGCTTACTTTACCTTGCGATTGCCCGAAATTTTGAGCCACTATTATTAGTGCCTATGGGGTTTGGTGCTATTTTAACTAATATCCCAGTCGCTGGCTTTTCTGAAGTGGGTGGTTTGTTACATTTCATTTACTACGCAGGAATCGATACCGGCATATTCCCATTACTCATTTTTATGGGGGTTGGTGCCATGACTGATTTTGGTGCGTTAATTGCGAACCCTAAAACATTACTTTTAGGTGCAGCCGCTCAGTTTGGTATTTTCGCTACGCTGTTTGGTGCTATTGCGTTAAATTTTGTCGGTCTAGATTTCTCTATGAAAGATGCGTCTGCAATCGCCATCATTGGTGGGGCAGATGGACCAACAGCAATATTCTTAGCATCAAAACTTGCCCCTGATTTACTTGGTGCGATTGCTGTTGCAGCCTACTCTTATATGGCGTTAGTACCGATTATTCAGCCACCAATAATGCGTGCACTAACTACAGAAGATGAACGTAAAATTGAGATGGCACAATTACGTCATGTTACTAAGGTTGAGAAAATTATTTTCCCGCTTGGTGTCTTAATGATGACGATATTCTTTTTACCTGCGGCCACGCCATTGGTAGGGATGTTTTGTTTAGGTAATTTGATGCGCGAGTGTGGCGTTGTAGACCGCTTAAGCTCTACAGCACAGAATGAGCTAATCAATATTGTTACGATCTTCCTAGGTTTAGGTGTAGGGTCAAAGTTAAGCGCAGACCAATTTTTGAACGCGAAAACCTTAGGCATATTAGCATTAGGTGCGGTAGCATTTTCAATCGGTACAGCTGCTGGCGTACTTATGGCGAAGTTAATGAACAAACTGTCAAAAGAAAAAGTTAACCCACTTATTGGTGCTGCAGGTGTATCGGCGGTGCCAATGGCAGCTCGAGTCGCCAACAAGGTCGGCTTAGAGTCCAATCCGCATAACTTTTTACTTATGCATGCTATGGGGCCAAATGTTGCGGGTGTGCTTGGTTCAGCTGTTGCTGCCGGTATATTATTAGCGTTAGTTGGTTAA
- the pdxH gene encoding pyridoxamine 5'-phosphate oxidase, which yields MTLFEKIRCLLTFGQGVALPLPAIDINADPFSLFEIWFDEANKSGILLPEAMSVSSVNQDGQPSCRMVLLKEFSQDGFIFYTNYASRKSQELSDNDKIALLFHWNVLQRQIRIEGCVEKVSAEQSAKYFHSRDRGSQIGAWASKQSSKIQTETELADSVAFYTKKFAGKEVPLPEFWGGWRIKPNYIEFWQGRTSRLHDRVCFERNATGWDNFKLQP from the coding sequence ATGACTTTATTTGAAAAAATTCGCTGCCTATTGACCTTTGGTCAAGGCGTTGCTTTGCCTTTACCTGCAATTGACATAAACGCTGACCCCTTCTCACTTTTTGAAATTTGGTTTGATGAGGCTAATAAGTCAGGTATTTTGCTACCTGAAGCCATGTCCGTGAGTAGTGTAAACCAAGACGGGCAACCAAGTTGTCGAATGGTACTACTGAAAGAATTTAGCCAAGATGGCTTTATCTTTTATACCAATTACGCGAGCCGAAAGAGCCAAGAACTCAGTGATAATGACAAGATAGCCTTGTTATTTCATTGGAATGTGTTGCAACGTCAAATTCGCATTGAAGGTTGTGTTGAAAAAGTTAGCGCTGAGCAATCAGCAAAATATTTTCATAGCCGAGATCGCGGTAGCCAAATTGGCGCTTGGGCATCCAAACAAAGTAGTAAAATTCAAACTGAGACTGAGCTTGCTGACAGTGTTGCTTTCTACACGAAGAAATTTGCGGGAAAAGAAGTCCCATTACCAGAGTTTTGGGGGGGCTGGCGAATTAAACCTAACTATATTGAATTTTGGCAAGGTCGTACAAGCCGCTTACATGACCGTGTTTGTTTTGAAAGAAATGCTACAGGTTGGGATAACTTTAAACTGCAACCATAG
- a CDS encoding PA3496 family putative envelope integrity protein: protein MNDDLTDDSTPDVEQDSYDKDLPKGNKTSHNVDVRKRIDDLLEKKRLKALLDDADDWDF from the coding sequence ATGAATGACGATTTAACAGATGACTCTACCCCAGACGTAGAACAAGACAGTTATGACAAAGACTTACCTAAAGGCAATAAGACTTCTCATAATGTCGACGTTAGAAAACGCATTGACGATTTGCTAGAAAAAAAACGTCTAAAAGCGTTACTAGACGACGCTGACGACTGGGATTTCTAA